Below is a genomic region from Billgrantia tianxiuensis.
GCCACGATCTCGTTCATGGTCTGGCCCGCCTGATCCACTCGTGCCGTGCCCACGTCCACTTTTTCGAGCGAGGCCTGGATCAGGGTGCGGATCTCTCCCGCCGCCGAGGCACTGCGCCCGGCGAGGTTGCGCACTTCCTGAGCCACCACGGCAAAACCACGACCGTGTTCGCCGGCTCGCGCCGCTTCGACCGAAGCATTGAGCGCCAGGATATTGGTCTGAAAGGCAATGGTGTCGATGACGCCGATGATGTCAGACACCTTGTGCGAGCTTTCGCTGATGTCATGCATGGTCGCGACCACTTCACCGACCACCTCGCCGCCCTGGACGGCGGTGCGCGATGCCTCGGCGGCCAGTTGGCTGGCCTGGCGCGCATTGTCGGCATTCTGCTCCACGGTGGAGGCCAACTCTTCCATGCTCGAGGCAGTCTCGGCCAACGAGGCTGCCTGCTGCTCTGTGCGAGACGACAGCTCACCGTTGCCCTCGGCAATGTCCTGGGCGCCGACGTATATCCCCTCGCTGCTGCTGCGTACGGTACCGACGGTGCCTGAAAGGCCGTCCTGCATGCGCCTGAGCGAAGTGAAGAGCCGTCCAATCTCGTTATTGCCCCGATTTTCCACCGGCTGGGAGAGATCGCCTTGCGCCAAGCTCTCGAAGTACCCTACCAGGCGAGCCAGCGGCCGCAGCACGTTGGTACTGATACCCCACACCACGACCCCCATCACCACAGCCGAGCCCGCCAGCACGGCAACGATGGCCAGGCGCATCAGGTCGGCCGTGGCGGAGAACGACGCCTGGTAGGCGGCACCCGATTCCCCGGCATGCGGCGCCATCGCAGCAACGGCATGACTCCCCTGCTGCAGTGCGTAGAGGCCCAGGGCACTCAGCACGATGAGCATCGCGCCGAAAAACAGCAACACCAGGAACCAACTGGCCCGAACCGTAAGGTTGTCGAGTAACTTCACGTCATCCCCTCATGAACAACAGGCGTAAGGAAGCGGCTTTATCTATCATCGGCTTGAACGAGGCGAACTTGAGTTCGCCAATTACTCGGCCACGCGCTCCACCAGCTCCATCTCGTCGCTGGTCAACAGTTTGTCGATGTCGACGATGACCAGCATGCGATCCTCGAGACTGCCCAGCCCGCTGAGGAAATCCGACGACAGCGTGACGCCGAACTCCGGCGCCGGCTTGATCTGGTCGGGTGACAGCGTCATCACGTCGGAAACGCCATCCACGACGATGCCGACCACGCGATCCTCGACGTTGACCACGATGACGACGGTCTGGCCGCCATACTCCACCTTGTCGAGATGGAACTTGATGCGCAGGTCGACGATGGGCACGATCACCCCACGCAGATTGGTCACGCCCTTGATGAAATCCGGTGCGTTGGCGATGCGTGTCACGTTCTCGTAGCCGCGAATCTCCTGCACCTTGAGGATATCGACGGCATACTCTTCGTCGCCCAGCGAGAACACCAAGAATTCACGGTTATGGGCTTCGGCCGCAGCCAGGGCTGCATCGTTCGTCTGGCTCATGTTCAGTTCTCCAGCGCGTTTTCGGTGAGGGCTTCAAGTGTCTGCAATCCCCGTTCAGGCCGGCGCTTCTCCTTCTTGGCCCGGCTCAGGCGGTGCAGTCCGGTGATGTCGAGAATCAACGCCACGCTGCCATCGCCGAGGATGGTGGCGGCGGAAACCCCCGGCACCTTGCGATAATTCGTTTCCAGATTCTTGACCACCACCTGCTGCTGGCCGACCAGGTCGTCCACCAACAGCGCGTAGCGGCGTCCTTCTCCCTGAACGATCACGGCGATCGTCTCGGTAAGCTCCGTCCTGGCGTTCGGTACGTCCAAGGCCTCGTGCACCGCCACGACCGGCAGGTATTCGTCGCGTACCTTCAACACCACATCGTCGCCCGCCATGGCATAGAGGTTCTCCTTGGCCGGCTGCAGCGACTCGAGGACGGCCGACAGTGGCAAAATGAACATCTCATTGCCAACCTTGATCGACATACCGTCAAGGATCGCCAGCGTCAGCGGCAGGACGATGCGAATGGTGGTGCCTTCGCCGGGCGTGGACATGATCTGTACATGACCGCCCATGCCCTGGATGTTGCGCTTGACCACATCCATGCCGACACCACGGCCCGAAACGTCTGTCACTTCCTTTGCCGTGGAGAAGCCTGGAGCGAAGATGAGCTGCCACACCTCGTCGTCACTCATGGTGTCGGCAACGGGCAGGCCATTTTCACGCGCCTTGGCCAGCAGCCTGTCACGGTTGAGGCCGGCACCATCGTCGATCACCTCAATGATGATGTTGCCACCCTGGTGCTTGGCCGAGAGCACCAGTTTGCCGGTACGCGGCTTGCCGGCCGCCTCGCGGACGTCAGGCGGCTCGATACCGTGGTCAAGGCTGTTGCGCACCAGGTGCGTCAACGGGTCGATGATGCGCTCGGTGAGGCTCTTGTCGAGTTCGGTGGACTCCCCTTCGGTGGTAAGTTCGATCTCCTTGCCCAGCTTGGCGGCGGTTTCACGCACCACCCGCGGGAAGCGACTGAAGACGAAATCCATGGGGATCATGCGAATCGACATCACCGATTCCTGCAGGTCCCGCGCGTTGCGCTGAAGCAGGCTCATGCCATTCAACAACGCACTATCAGCGGCCCCCTCCATCTCGCTGACGGTCTGGTCGAGCATCGATTGCGTAATGATCAGCTCGCCCACCAGGTTGATGATCTGGTCGACCTTGTCGACCGAAACCCGGATCGAAGTCGACTCACCGCCACCCTTGGCCTTGCCCTTCGCCTTGGCGGCCTTGGCATCGCCAGCAGGCTTGGCGGCTGCGGAGGGCCGTGCTGGCTCGACGGGCTTGGCTGGTTCAGCGGTTGTTGCCGCCGGCTTCTCCTGGAGCTGCGTCGCTGCTGCCGGCTCGCTCTTCACGGGAGCGGCCTCGGACGCCTGGCCATCCTCGGCGTCACGAATCTTGACCTGATCGGCATCGACGATGAAGCACATCACGGCCTCGATGTCGTCACTGTCGATGGTCGAAG
It encodes:
- a CDS encoding methyl-accepting chemotaxis protein, producing MKLLDNLTVRASWFLVLLFFGAMLIVLSALGLYALQQGSHAVAAMAPHAGESGAAYQASFSATADLMRLAIVAVLAGSAVVMGVVVWGISTNVLRPLARLVGYFESLAQGDLSQPVENRGNNEIGRLFTSLRRMQDGLSGTVGTVRSSSEGIYVGAQDIAEGNGELSSRTEQQAASLAETASSMEELASTVEQNADNARQASQLAAEASRTAVQGGEVVGEVVATMHDISESSHKVSDIIGVIDTIAFQTNILALNASVEAARAGEHGRGFAVVAQEVRNLAGRSASAAGEIRTLIQASLEKVDVGTARVDQAGQTMNEIVAAVQRVSDIMDEIASASLEQSNGISQVNQAVTQMDQVIQQNAALVQQAATAATQLEAEAARLREAVLRFRLTGQHGEPVRAAATKRNAVKALAAPVGHDPRPAERKPRGAMNTSKSNEEEEWASF
- a CDS encoding chemotaxis protein CheW — translated: MSQTNDAALAAAEAHNREFLVFSLGDEEYAVDILKVQEIRGYENVTRIANAPDFIKGVTNLRGVIVPIVDLRIKFHLDKVEYGGQTVVIVVNVEDRVVGIVVDGVSDVMTLSPDQIKPAPEFGVTLSSDFLSGLGSLEDRMLVIVDIDKLLTSDEMELVERVAE